The following DNA comes from Bradyrhizobium sp. SK17.
CTCGTCTTCCCCGCCCGCACCTGGTCGGGGTCATGCAAGGTCAGCCCCGGCGCAGCCCAGGCACGTGCATGTGCTTGATGACGAGCGGGACTGAAGCTGGTCACTCTACGATTTCGACAATACGGTGTGTGCGAGGATCGACCAGCACCGTCCGGCCATTGACCACGGTGTAGCGATAGTCATGCGTGCCATATTCCGGCGGCACGTCGTAGTAGGTTACGCCTTCGCCCGGAAGGTCGGCGCCTACCCTCACCTCGCCGTCGTAAGTGTAGGACGGATAGTGCCGCTCGGCCACATAGCTGCGAAAGCGGGGCCGTTGGTCGATGCCCAGCACGCCGTTCACGCCTCCAACGACGCCACCGATTGCACCGCCAACCACGGCACCGACCGGCCCAGCGGCGCGTTCTCCCTCCCGGGATCCGCGTTCGATCCCGCCGGGGACGCCCTGTGCCGCGGCGGCAGCGGGCAACAAAACGATTGTGGCAAACGCTGCCGCGAGCAGGGAATATCTTTTCATGCGTAACCTCATTGTTGGAGAGCTCACGACAAGTCGGAGCACAACCAATGGTTCCCGCGATGCATTCAGCGCGCGGAGATCGAATGCGGCAGGCTCACTTCACGCGGCGTCCCTTGAAAAAGCCTGCATTGGTCGTGTTCTGCTTGATGTTGGCAGTCTCACCCTGTTCAGATGAGTTTTGGATGTCGCGATGACCTTTTGACGTGTCGCGTTCGGCTTCAGCGTTCTGCTTCGGGCCTTTCGTGCTCTGATTGCCTTTCGGGATGGGTGGCATTTTGCTCATGTCAAACACCTCGTTCGAGTTGAATGCGCCGGCATAGGCGTTTCTCAGGGGCAGCGAGAGAAAACATTCTCCTGACAATTCCTCGGGCGGAGGAACCCTGGCGTCATCGGGGACTTGGTGGCGGCTGGGAGCTGACGCAAAGGATACGATCATGGCACGAGACGAGCACAACAAGGCCGCGGAACACCACGAGAATGCAGCCAAGGCCCACCGATCAGCTGCGGAACATCATGGCAAGGGCGACCATGCCAAGGGCAAGGAGCACGCCTCCGCTGCGAAGCAGCATTCGCAGACCGCCCATCAGCACAGCGACGAGGCGCACTCCAAGAGCCAGCAGCAGAAGTAATCTGTAGGGATAGGCCCGGCAGAAGCCGGGCCTATCTTTGC
Coding sequences within:
- a CDS encoding DUF1236 domain-containing protein, whose translation is MKRYSLLAAAFATIVLLPAAAAAQGVPGGIERGSREGERAAGPVGAVVGGAIGGVVGGVNGVLGIDQRPRFRSYVAERHYPSYTYDGEVRVGADLPGEGVTYYDVPPEYGTHDYRYTVVNGRTVLVDPRTHRIVEIVE